From the genome of Triticum aestivum cultivar Chinese Spring chromosome 1A, IWGSC CS RefSeq v2.1, whole genome shotgun sequence:
GGAACATCCTCTTGACTGAGGTGCCCTGCGTAATAGTTCAGCTTGGGAAATCTTTCCGACCCGCAGCTCGGCATCTTTCCTGCCGACCTGCACCTCGGCGTTGTTAAAACGTACACGACAGTTCAACTAGTTCCCGAGGAGATGCAATCCTAGGGTCGGCCATATAGCTCaatccaagtctcaggggctactacattgatggttcaatgcagaaaattcaaagcgCAAAAcggttttcgaggagattatgatcttcaggttggtcggccacacccaacctgCGTCTCGGGAGCTATTGTGCATCGTGTTTCCGTTCCTAACTAtgttgccgagctaggagttgttCCTCGTgccgattttgcgaatcaacctgagtctcaagggctactaggatcagcggttttgttttatccttcaggtgcatcccggatttTCGGCCGGCACACACCTTGAGAGCTACTGGTTATACATCTCGGCAgcgaataaattgcaccaatccaCACAAAAATCAGCTCacggccgaggtggtgcaccacctcagaagcaatCTGGCGTAAACCtgggatgcaagtggctggctccatagagggcattttcgccattaagctcggctgaactccttcaactttttcaagaccaaggtaatctatgacacctcggatgcaGTCTGGCGCTGGAGTTCGGATGCAAAAAAGATGCCTCGGAtgtagtctggcgttggagctcagatgcaagaggacaccgccgcgtAGGAAAAACTTGAAACCCGAGGTatggcgtaaaaataacaaggcattgctaGAGAccaagaacttaaaggggctctCGGATAGccgacatgtaaactcttcggattcacctcggcgatcctcaagatcgaagatgggaagatttgttgaaccagttttcaagactggcGACCGAAGACGAAGAATAGTTCAGAGGAACCAAGGAGCGTCCACAACTTGAAGACCGtctcagggggctactgatggtgtcccagacaagggggtactcaccacatcgtctcctgaCTAGGTGGGTCGGGACGAGCACCGCCATGGCCACTAATGGGCCACTTTGGGCAGCCCATGACTTATACAAGGAAGATtttacaagacttggtgatcaagacaaggactcctctccaccaacgtatctGACTAGGACTCTTCTTATCCTAGGcctatggtacattatataagctgaggccaggctagtcgataggggATCTGAACACAATTACTctcacctagccctagagttagaacacaacttacgatctcgaggtagatcaactctgtactcaatacatctccatcaatataaacaaaagcaggacatagggttttacctccatcaagagggcccgaacctaggtaaatatcATCTCCCTTGTTCATGTTACCATCAATCCAAGATccacaacttgggaccccctaccccgaggtctgccggttttcacaccgacatcgATGGAGAGACCACACATATATGGTGCGACAATTGGATCCCTAGAGATCGACTCATGAAGCCCTTCCCTCTGATTTATGCAAACCCTCCCGGACTTGTAGTTGAGCTCATTAATGCTTCTTTGGCTTCATGGAAAGAGGATATTGTGCGCACCTCGTTCACAACTTTTGATGATGAATGCATACTGAAAATACCTCTATGCACCAGGAGAATTACGGATTTTTGGGCTTGGGCGGATAACGAACAAGGGAGATTTTCTGTTCGATCAACTTATAATCTAATTATGAAAACCAAGATCCAAAGAGAGGAGTGGCTGGATGAGCGGCAGGGTATATCGAACGGTACAGTTAACACCCAAGGGTGGTCCTCAATTTGGAAGCTCCAAACTCGCTCCAAGCTGAGGGTTTTTACATGGAGGCTAGCTCTCCGGTCGCTCCCAACGGGCGACGTTCATCACCACAGAAACATGACCTTGACACACTCATGTGCATTGTGTGGAGCAGCAAATGATTTGAGACACAGCTTGCTTAATTGTAGTATGTCACGCAGCGTGTGGGCGTTATCGGATGAGCTGATGGTTGAACACATGTGTCAAAACACTAATCCTAGCGCCAAGGATTGGTTGTTTGCTATGAGCGAGTCCGTCTCCCAGATAGAATTTACTAGGATGATCGTCACTCTTTGGGTGGTTTGGAGCTCCCGACAAAAAGCTATACATGAGGATATTTCCCAGAGCCCCTAGTCTACGCACGGTTTTGTGAACTCTTATTGAATGATATTCAGTTTTTGCAGAGAACTACCGGGACAATGCAAGGAACTACTTTGGCTAGACCGAACCACTGGATCCCTCCACTGCCTAGCTACGTAAAGATTGGTGTCGACGCTGTGGTTTCAAGGAGTGCGGAGTTCGGCTCAGTGGGGGCGATATGTCAAGACCAAGAGGGGATGTTCATTGGAGCTTCAACTTTGTTCTCCCCCCGCATAGTTGACCTACCTACCCTCGGGACGCAGCTCTAGTGACTTGATGAAGCCAAGTCTCACCGTAACTTAACCCACTCTATCAGCCGTTCATTAAAGATCCGACGTACCGGATTGATCCATATTTCGAATGAATTTTCTCAAAGTgttcagaaaaaatagaaaaaatttcaATAAATCATAAATGTTTCGTCTAGTATTATGTGAAAATTTCAATCCATTTGGATGTATTGTTTGCGAAtacatattttttatttatttgagCTCAAAAGGCTATTTAATCACAAACCATACATTCAAATGGGTTGAAACTTTACCAGAATACAAAATGAAACATttatgatttattgaattttttcaattttttctaaACACTTTAAAATTTTCAGTATGAAAAATAGATCAATCTGGTACGTCGGATCTTTAATGAACGGCCGATAAAGGCGACTAAGTTATGGTGAGACTTGACTTCATAAAGTCACTAAAGTTGCGTCCCTACCCTCGAGGCACTTGCAACTCAGGAGGCGTTAGCTCTTGCGGATGACACCTACTCTCAACGGATCTTCGTGGCCTCGGACTGCAAGACAGTAGTTGATGCTATCAGAAGTGGAAGTGTGTCTCCTTAGGGCGAGGTTGTAAGGAGATCATATGTCTAGTTttcattcttgtatcatcaatcaCGACTTTTGAACCTCGGATGTTGAGACTCACAACCTTGCTAAGTATGGTCTTATTTTAGGGATTGACCACCACGTGTGGTTAGGCCAATCGGGAAACATTATTTTCGTCCCTGTACATATGGTAACGGCATAAAAAAGTTTAGCgaggttgtctcaaaaaaaaatacTCTATACACCATATATTCGTGCAACAAAACTATACACCCtctatatcaaggaacggagggagtaatataataCGGTTCCTACCGTGGCTTCCACCCTGAGGGCCAAGAACCTAGCCGCACCAACAACCAACAAGACCAGATCCGCAGGGGCCGTTGACCGAAGATGGCGATGGCGGCTCTCCGATGCACCGCCGGAAGGAGGCTGGCCGGTGGCGGCCGCGTTCTACCGCCGGCGCTCagccggcctcgccccgccgctcCCGGCTTGGGCCGCCCAAATCTCACCCAGGTGGTAGTCCGATCTCGCAATCCCTAGTAATCCAGTGCTTTTTTTTAATGAAAATAATATACGTCATCTGTGCCTAACTAAGGCAAATGCCGCAGGCCTTTTCATCGCACGGGAAAGAAGAAGCCGGGAGGGAGGTCCTGGAGCAGAtccaagagaagaaggagaagctgtACGACCTCATCCTGCGCCACGGCTATAAGCGCAATGACGGCTCCATGTGCTACGCAAACGTCCAGCTCATGCATCATCTCTCCGCGCACATCAAACCTAGGCCCGAAAGCATCGCGTGGTACATATTTTCTTCCAACATACGCCCTTTTTTATTAATTTAtctttaatatttttattattaaATAGATGAATTAATAAATGTTTGTTGCATCTCACCTGGATGATATTTAGGCGTTACCTTCC
Proteins encoded in this window:
- the LOC123070740 gene encoding uncharacterized protein, with the protein product MAMAALRCTAGRRLAGGGRVLPPALSRPRPAAPGLGRPNLTQAFSSHGKEEAGREVLEQIQEKKEKLYDLILRHGYKRNDGSMCYANVQLMHHLSAHIKPRPESIA